From the Desulfovibrio sp. Huiquan2017 genome, one window contains:
- a CDS encoding histidine phosphatase family protein translates to MLIHLMQHGACLPQEVNPNQPLSPVGREQVEKSARAAAILGLRFELVAASSKVRSIQTAEIMARQAGYPVDRIVVTDAVKAMAPTTETLKFIREYTGLDSILIAGHQPSIGLLASAILSPGHPVEVRVENGGLMQLNLEPGKPAGTLNWALTPTQLAVLAES, encoded by the coding sequence ATGCTTATCCATCTCATGCAGCACGGCGCCTGCCTGCCCCAAGAAGTCAACCCGAACCAACCTTTGAGCCCCGTGGGCCGGGAGCAGGTGGAAAAATCCGCCCGGGCGGCGGCCATTCTCGGCCTGCGCTTCGAACTGGTGGCGGCCAGCTCCAAGGTCCGCTCCATCCAGACCGCCGAGATCATGGCCCGGCAAGCCGGCTATCCTGTGGACCGTATCGTGGTCACGGATGCGGTGAAGGCCATGGCCCCTACAACGGAAACACTCAAGTTCATCCGCGAATACACCGGGTTGGACTCCATTCTCATCGCTGGACACCAGCCTTCCATCGGCTTGCTGGCCTCGGCCATCCTGTCGCCGGGCCACCCCGTGGAGGTGCGCGTGGAAAACGGCGGGCTCATGCAGCTCAACCTGGAACCCGGCAAACCCGCCGGGACCCTGAACTGGGCCCTGACTCCGACGCAATTGGCCGTTCTGGCCGAAAGCTGA
- the miaA gene encoding tRNA (adenosine(37)-N6)-dimethylallyltransferase MiaA: MSRQPPIVCLLGPTGTGKTAAAIAVAGRLPASVVNFDSRQVYRDFPVITAQPDADERAACPHHLYGFLPTEEKMTAARFVELAVERIEAVRALGRLPILVGGTGLYLRSLLSGIAPIPEIPGDVRRKVLARVEAEGPQALHAELSRTDPDYAAKIHPNDTQRNARATEVYLATGRTMTWWHTESEHAPAPYEALKVGMRMALNDLEPHLDRRIDVMLERGALDEARAAFARCPDPDAPGWTGIGCAELLDFLRGQATMAEARGRWARNTRAYAKRQLTWFNKETDIHWFAPGDNEAVADLVEKWIAERD, translated from the coding sequence ATGAGCCGCCAGCCTCCCATCGTCTGCCTGCTCGGCCCCACGGGCACGGGCAAGACCGCGGCGGCCATCGCCGTGGCCGGGCGCCTTCCCGCAAGCGTCGTCAACTTCGATTCCCGCCAGGTCTATCGCGACTTCCCGGTCATTACGGCCCAGCCCGATGCGGATGAACGTGCGGCCTGCCCGCACCATCTTTACGGTTTCCTGCCCACGGAAGAAAAAATGACCGCCGCGCGGTTCGTGGAACTGGCCGTGGAAAGGATCGAGGCCGTGCGCGCGCTGGGTCGGCTGCCCATCCTCGTGGGCGGCACCGGGCTCTATCTCCGTTCGCTGTTGTCCGGCATTGCGCCCATCCCCGAGATCCCCGGGGATGTCCGCCGCAAGGTCCTGGCCCGTGTCGAGGCCGAAGGGCCGCAGGCCCTGCACGCCGAACTGTCGCGTACCGACCCGGACTACGCGGCCAAGATCCATCCCAACGACACCCAGCGCAATGCCCGGGCCACCGAGGTCTACCTGGCCACGGGCAGGACCATGACCTGGTGGCACACCGAGAGCGAGCATGCCCCGGCCCCTTACGAAGCGCTCAAGGTGGGCATGCGCATGGCCTTGAACGATCTGGAGCCGCACCTGGACCGGCGCATCGACGTCATGCTCGAGCGCGGGGCCTTGGACGAGGCGCGGGCCGCTTTCGCCCGTTGCCCGGATCCGGACGCGCCGGGCTGGACCGGCATCGGCTGCGCCGAACTGCTGGATTTCCTGCGCGGCCAAGCGACCATGGCCGAGGCGCGCGGGCGGTGGGCCAGGAATACTCGGGCCTACGCCAAGCGGCAGCTTACCTGGTTCAACAAGGAAACCGACATCCATTGGTTCGCGCCGGGCGACAACGAAGCCGTGGCCGATTTGGTGGAGAAGTGGATTGCGGAGCGGGACTGA
- the coaD gene encoding pantetheine-phosphate adenylyltransferase: MAKLNPRLAVYPGTFDPLTMGHVGLTRRGLNVFDNIILGVAESTPKKTLFTVGERVALARDVFRDEPRVTVESFDCLLIDYVESRGAGSIMRGLRAVSDFEYEFQMALMNRKLRHEIETVFMMTDFKWMYLSSTIVKEVAQFGGDIRGLVPGPVATALSVKYGVKPQEWGQNHYI, from the coding sequence ATGGCGAAATTGAACCCGAGGCTGGCCGTCTACCCCGGCACCTTCGACCCTCTGACCATGGGCCATGTGGGCCTGACCCGCCGGGGGCTGAACGTCTTCGACAACATCATCCTCGGCGTGGCTGAAAGCACGCCCAAAAAAACGCTGTTCACCGTGGGTGAGCGTGTGGCCCTGGCCCGGGATGTGTTCCGCGACGAGCCGAGGGTCACTGTGGAGTCCTTTGACTGCCTGCTCATTGATTATGTGGAGAGCCGGGGGGCGGGGTCCATCATGCGCGGCCTGCGTGCGGTTTCGGACTTTGAGTACGAGTTCCAGATGGCGTTGATGAACCGCAAGCTCAGGCACGAAATCGAGACCGTGTTCATGATGACCGATTTCAAGTGGATGTACTTGAGCTCCACCATAGTCAAGGAAGTGGCCCAATTCGGCGGCGACATCCGGGGCCTGGTCCCCGGCCCGGTGGCCACGGCTTTGTCCGTCAAGTACGGCGTCAAGCCCCAGGAGTGGGGACAAAACCACTACATATGA
- the rsmD gene encoding 16S rRNA (guanine(966)-N(2))-methyltransferase RsmD, with the protein MRIVGGQYKGRRILTCEGPGYRPATMKVRESVFSMLMARGVDFGRARVIDMFAGSGSLALECLSRGAPMAWFVEKSPKAAALIRRNLADLKVDKQHFRVVCKDLFGVLSKRPDLPFDLVFIDPPYGRDLLVPALEAALENGWIAPGALVLAEVEHAVEAPQDGPVGALELLTDREYGQTRILIWRN; encoded by the coding sequence GTGCGCATCGTTGGAGGACAATACAAGGGGCGCCGGATATTGACCTGCGAGGGCCCCGGCTACCGACCCGCGACCATGAAGGTGCGCGAGTCCGTCTTTTCCATGCTCATGGCGCGCGGCGTGGACTTCGGTCGGGCGCGGGTCATCGACATGTTCGCCGGGTCCGGCTCTCTGGCGTTGGAATGCCTCAGCCGGGGCGCGCCCATGGCCTGGTTCGTGGAGAAGAGTCCCAAGGCCGCCGCGCTGATCCGTCGCAACCTGGCGGACCTCAAGGTGGACAAACAACATTTCAGGGTGGTCTGCAAGGACCTTTTCGGGGTATTGTCCAAGAGGCCGGACCTGCCTTTCGATCTGGTTTTCATTGACCCGCCCTATGGCCGGGATCTTCTTGTCCCGGCTCTTGAAGCGGCGCTCGAAAACGGTTGGATCGCCCCGGGGGCGCTGGTCCTGGCCGAGGTGGAACATGCCGTCGAAGCGCCGCAGGATGGCCCCGTGGGGGCCTTGGAGTTGCTAACCGACCGCGAATACGGTCAAACCAGGATTTTAATATGGCGAAATTGA
- a CDS encoding MBL fold metallo-hydrolase has protein sequence MKVTFMGAARTVTGSCYILECDGKRFAVDCGMHQGNREIEKRNWNIAAYNPKKLDFILITHAHIDHTGLLPALVAKGYRNPIYCTAPTRDLLEIMLLDSAHIQEMEAEWGNRKQRRTGGDMIQPLYTIADAERTTPLFATVEYSKTFEPMPGVKVTYKDAGHILGSAFIEIEYEEDGRLTKAVFSGDLGRPEQLIVNDPSDMECADYLFMESTYGNRNHVDAKGSLDELAEAIAYSYGNGEKVVIPAFAVERSQQIIYSLFLLKKQGKLPDDMPVYLDSPLAIRATEIFRKHPEYFDEETQKYIAAGENPLDLPNLHFTQTREQSQAINESKGPAVIISASGMANAGRIKHHLKHNLWRPGASVVFVGWQGVGTPGRKIVNGADRITIFGEEVLVKAKVFTINGFSGHAGRDELLAWLGTMQGKPIKILLVHGEADVQKEFAKLISDRFGFVVHIPEYREVLELEPGKELHPVVDLEVARPHVDWEFLLADSETLYQELRNRVRDVEKRPWVDQAELRDKLLDINRSIVELVSEM, from the coding sequence ATGAAAGTCACCTTCATGGGGGCGGCCCGCACCGTCACCGGTTCCTGTTACATTCTCGAATGCGACGGCAAGCGGTTCGCTGTGGACTGCGGCATGCACCAGGGCAACAGGGAGATCGAGAAACGCAACTGGAACATCGCCGCATACAATCCCAAGAAGCTGGATTTCATTCTGATCACCCACGCGCACATCGATCACACCGGGCTCTTGCCCGCCTTGGTGGCCAAGGGGTACCGCAACCCCATCTACTGCACCGCACCCACCCGCGACCTGCTTGAAATCATGCTCCTGGACTCGGCCCACATCCAAGAGATGGAGGCCGAGTGGGGCAACCGCAAGCAGCGGCGAACCGGCGGGGACATGATTCAGCCGCTGTACACCATCGCCGACGCCGAGCGGACCACACCCCTGTTCGCCACCGTCGAGTACTCCAAGACTTTCGAGCCCATGCCGGGCGTCAAGGTGACCTACAAGGACGCCGGGCACATTCTCGGCTCGGCCTTCATCGAGATCGAATACGAGGAGGACGGCAGGCTTACCAAGGCGGTGTTTTCCGGCGACCTCGGCAGGCCGGAACAGCTCATCGTCAACGACCCGTCCGACATGGAGTGCGCGGACTACCTGTTCATGGAATCCACCTACGGCAACCGCAACCACGTGGATGCCAAGGGCAGCCTGGACGAGTTGGCCGAGGCCATCGCCTATAGCTACGGCAACGGCGAAAAGGTGGTCATTCCGGCCTTTGCCGTGGAACGCTCCCAGCAGATCATCTACTCGCTGTTTTTGCTCAAGAAGCAGGGCAAGCTGCCCGACGACATGCCGGTCTATCTGGACAGCCCGCTGGCCATCCGCGCCACGGAGATATTCCGCAAGCACCCCGAGTATTTCGACGAGGAGACCCAGAAATACATCGCGGCCGGGGAGAATCCCCTGGACCTGCCCAACCTCCATTTCACCCAAACGCGGGAGCAGTCCCAGGCCATCAACGAATCCAAGGGCCCGGCCGTCATCATCTCGGCCAGCGGCATGGCCAACGCGGGCCGGATCAAGCATCACCTCAAGCACAACCTGTGGCGTCCGGGGGCCAGTGTAGTCTTCGTGGGGTGGCAGGGCGTGGGCACTCCGGGCCGAAAGATCGTCAACGGGGCCGACAGGATCACCATTTTCGGCGAAGAGGTTCTGGTCAAGGCCAAGGTCTTCACCATCAACGGCTTTTCGGGCCACGCCGGGCGTGACGAACTCCTGGCCTGGCTCGGCACCATGCAGGGCAAGCCCATCAAGATCCTGCTCGTGCACGGCGAGGCCGACGTCCAGAAGGAATTCGCCAAGCTCATTTCCGACCGTTTCGGGTTCGTGGTGCACATCCCCGAATACAGGGAGGTGCTGGAGCTTGAGCCGGGCAAGGAACTTCATCCCGTGGTGGACCTGGAAGTGGCCCGTCCGCACGTGGATTGGGAATTTCTGCTGGCCGACTCCGAAACCCTGTACCAGGAACTGCGCAACCGCGTTCGCGATGTGGAAAAGCGTCCCTGGGTGGATCAGGCCGAACTGCGCGACAAGCTGCTCGACATCAACCGCAGCATCGTGGAGCTCGTCTCCGAGATGTAG
- a CDS encoding TIGR00730 family Rossman fold protein translates to MIHRSKQYLIDDLSIHESWRLFKIMSEIVDGFENLSEIGPAVSVFGSARVQPGEPLYQKTEQLSKALSQAGFSVITGGGPGLMEAGNKGAFENDGESIGLHIHLPMEQKNNQYLNIKSEFRYFFIRKLMFIKYALAYVALPGGYGTLDELSEALVLIQTHRIKPFPIVLFGSEYWAGLIEWFRTQMVTNGFCKAEDLDLFMVTDDVDEVVSHIRKHVIV, encoded by the coding sequence ATGATACATCGATCCAAGCAATATCTCATCGACGATCTGTCCATCCACGAATCCTGGCGGCTCTTCAAGATCATGTCCGAAATCGTCGACGGGTTTGAAAACCTGTCCGAAATCGGCCCCGCCGTATCCGTGTTCGGCTCGGCCCGGGTCCAGCCGGGCGAACCGCTCTACCAGAAGACCGAGCAACTGTCCAAGGCCTTGTCCCAGGCCGGATTTTCGGTCATCACGGGCGGCGGCCCCGGCCTCATGGAAGCGGGCAACAAGGGGGCCTTCGAAAACGACGGCGAATCCATCGGCCTGCACATCCATTTGCCCATGGAACAAAAGAACAACCAGTACCTGAACATCAAGAGCGAATTCCGCTACTTTTTCATCCGCAAGCTCATGTTCATCAAGTACGCCCTGGCCTACGTAGCCCTGCCCGGCGGCTACGGCACCCTGGACGAGCTGTCCGAAGCCCTGGTGCTCATCCAGACCCACCGCATCAAGCCGTTCCCCATCGTGCTCTTCGGCTCCGAATACTGGGCCGGGCTCATCGAGTGGTTCCGCACCCAGATGGTCACCAACGGCTTCTGCAAGGCCGAAGATCTCGACCTGTTCATGGTCACCGACGACGTGGACGAGGTGGTCAGCCACATCCGCAAACACGTCATCGTCTAG
- a CDS encoding DMT family transporter, with product MTNSKKALLYGLATVSIWSTVASAFKIALRDLAPLQLLLCACAVSIAALTGILLVQGKLGELTRLGRRETVRCALLGALNPCLYYTILFKAYDLLPAQEAQPINYTWAVTLSLLSVPLLGQKLARKDLGAILLSYLGVVVISTRGDLLGMHFSSLPGVALALASTVIWALYWIFNTKSRANPMAGLLLSFLTGFPLILAATLLFSELPTPAIGPLLAAAYVGLFEMGITFALWLTAMKYAAGPDGGGTARVANLIFLSPFLSLVFIHFLVGETIHPATVAGLAFILAGNALMQYAPKKRA from the coding sequence GTGACCAACAGCAAAAAAGCCCTGCTCTACGGCCTGGCCACGGTGTCCATCTGGTCCACCGTGGCCTCGGCCTTCAAAATCGCTCTGCGCGACCTGGCCCCACTGCAACTCCTGCTCTGCGCCTGCGCCGTCTCCATCGCGGCCCTGACCGGCATCCTGCTCGTCCAGGGAAAACTCGGCGAATTGACGAGGCTGGGACGAAGGGAGACCGTGCGCTGCGCCCTGCTCGGCGCGCTCAATCCGTGCCTCTATTACACCATCCTGTTCAAGGCCTACGACCTTTTGCCCGCTCAGGAGGCCCAGCCCATCAACTACACCTGGGCCGTGACCCTGTCGTTGCTGTCCGTGCCCCTGCTCGGCCAGAAGCTGGCCCGCAAGGATCTGGGAGCCATCCTCCTCAGCTACCTCGGCGTGGTGGTCATATCCACCCGGGGCGACCTGCTCGGGATGCACTTCTCCAGCCTGCCGGGCGTGGCCTTGGCCCTGGCCAGCACGGTCATCTGGGCCCTGTACTGGATATTCAACACCAAGAGCCGGGCCAATCCCATGGCCGGACTGCTCCTGAGCTTCCTGACCGGCTTCCCGCTGATCCTGGCGGCCACCCTGCTCTTTTCCGAACTGCCGACCCCGGCCATCGGCCCGCTCCTGGCCGCCGCCTACGTGGGGCTCTTCGAGATGGGCATAACCTTCGCCCTCTGGCTCACGGCCATGAAGTACGCGGCCGGACCCGACGGCGGCGGCACCGCCCGGGTAGCCAACCTGATTTTTCTCTCCCCCTTCCTCTCCCTAGTCTTCATCCACTTCCTTGTGGGCGAAACCATCCACCCCGCCACCGTGGCGGGCCTGGCCTTCATCCTCGCGGGCAACGCCCTGATGCAATACGCCCCGAAAAAACGCGCTTGA
- a CDS encoding OsmC family protein has translation MITTKSEQTDYLTEFTDGEHVGLCDAPAGKGGRDAGFTPFALLEASLAGCLNITLRVFAQSHGIELDSVETSVTLKPGDAGSVFEYSVELPEGLSDRDRKRLLAALKGCPIHGLLAKPVSFELKAE, from the coding sequence ATGATCACAACGAAGAGCGAACAAACTGATTATCTTACTGAATTTACTGACGGCGAACATGTGGGGCTGTGCGACGCCCCCGCGGGCAAAGGTGGTCGGGACGCAGGGTTTACGCCCTTTGCCCTGCTGGAGGCTTCCCTGGCCGGATGCCTGAACATTACCCTGCGTGTTTTCGCCCAGTCCCACGGCATCGAGCTGGATTCCGTGGAGACCTCGGTCACCCTTAAGCCGGGCGATGCCGGCTCGGTCTTCGAGTACAGTGTCGAACTGCCCGAGGGCTTGAGCGATCGGGACAGGAAGCGCCTGCTCGCAGCCCTCAAAGGCTGCCCCATCCACGGCCTGCTGGCCAAGCCCGTATCCTTTGAGCTGAAGGCGGAATAA
- a CDS encoding methyl-accepting chemotaxis protein: MARIAEGVFPLDVPEGKGDNFGRMAGQLKKIVNYIGELAARAEKSENVAKEAEARVREALAQAAQARKQGEAARCEGLLSAAETLEHSVQAIRDHSATLGVASGKARDGAAEQQRLIAEAASAMEEINAAVRETAAGASAAASDADTVMERAESGSRVVSRTIDSIGTVSQNSQSLVENVAGLGSQAEGVGAIMGVISDIADQTNLLALNAAIEAARAGEAGRGFAVVADEVRKLAEKTVDATRDVGVAIKGIQAQVSRTIDEVKGMAGLADEAAGLARESGSALEEIVTRSGASAGRIGAIAAAASQQSVASEEVTRTISAVHGISSDTDQGMAEAAGAVGELSLRVEDLAVMTGVFRLVGSGRVQEIIEAMAVSEAVRSGRREQKERAMRDVLRRNDFLELLYITDAHGKQTVSNIGGKVSGFAEDPSAFGSDWSERPWFRGVAETRTFRISDVYISSASGRECITVSGPYFDRDGNVLGVIAADVSVSA; encoded by the coding sequence TTGGCGCGCATCGCCGAGGGCGTTTTCCCGCTGGACGTGCCCGAGGGCAAGGGTGACAATTTTGGCAGAATGGCCGGGCAGTTGAAAAAGATTGTGAACTACATCGGCGAGTTGGCAGCCCGGGCCGAAAAGAGCGAAAATGTAGCCAAAGAGGCCGAGGCCCGCGTGCGGGAAGCCCTGGCCCAGGCGGCCCAGGCGCGCAAGCAGGGCGAAGCCGCCCGTTGCGAGGGGCTGTTGTCCGCCGCCGAAACCCTGGAACATTCGGTGCAGGCCATCCGCGACCATTCAGCCACCCTGGGCGTGGCCTCGGGCAAGGCCCGGGATGGCGCGGCCGAGCAACAGCGGCTGATCGCCGAAGCCGCCTCGGCCATGGAGGAGATAAACGCGGCCGTGCGTGAGACCGCGGCCGGCGCGTCGGCGGCCGCCTCGGACGCGGATACGGTCATGGAGCGGGCCGAATCCGGTTCCCGGGTCGTATCCCGGACCATAGACTCCATCGGGACGGTTTCGCAAAATTCCCAATCCCTGGTCGAGAACGTGGCCGGGCTCGGCTCCCAGGCCGAAGGGGTCGGCGCGATCATGGGCGTTATCTCCGATATTGCGGACCAGACCAATCTCCTGGCCCTCAACGCGGCCATCGAGGCGGCTCGGGCGGGCGAGGCCGGGCGGGGCTTCGCCGTGGTCGCCGACGAGGTGCGCAAGCTGGCCGAGAAGACCGTGGACGCCACCCGCGACGTGGGCGTGGCCATCAAGGGCATTCAGGCCCAGGTGTCCCGGACCATCGACGAGGTCAAGGGCATGGCCGGGTTGGCCGACGAAGCCGCCGGGCTGGCCCGGGAGTCCGGTTCCGCCCTGGAGGAGATCGTCACTCGCTCCGGGGCCAGTGCCGGGCGCATCGGGGCCATCGCCGCGGCCGCGAGCCAACAGTCGGTGGCCAGCGAGGAGGTCACCCGCACCATTTCTGCGGTCCATGGCATTTCGTCGGACACGGACCAGGGCATGGCCGAGGCCGCGGGGGCCGTAGGCGAGTTGTCCCTGCGTGTGGAGGACTTGGCCGTAATGACCGGCGTGTTTCGCCTGGTGGGCAGCGGCCGGGTCCAGGAGATCATCGAGGCCATGGCCGTATCCGAAGCCGTCCGGTCCGGGCGGCGCGAACAGAAGGAACGGGCCATGCGCGACGTCCTCAGGCGGAACGACTTCCTGGAACTCCTGTACATCACCGATGCCCACGGCAAGCAGACGGTCAGCAACATCGGCGGCAAGGTCTCCGGCTTCGCCGAGGACCCGTCGGCCTTTGGCTCGGACTGGAGCGAACGGCCCTGGTTCCGGGGGGTGGCCGAAACCCGGACCTTCCGGATTTCCGACGTCTATATCTCCTCGGCCTCGGGCCGGGAGTGCATTACCGTGTCCGGCCCCTATTTCGACCGGGACGGGAATGTGCTCGGCGTCATCGCGGCGGACGTCAGCGTTTCCGCCTAG
- the gpmI gene encoding 2,3-bisphosphoglycerate-independent phosphoglycerate mutase yields MAEPKKTLLLILDGWGIAPAGAGNCVRNAATPNLDRFLADYPSTRLTCSGRAVGLPDGFMGNSEVGHMNIGGGRVIYQDMTRIDMAVEDGSFFRNPALNTLMDKTKAGSGRLHLMGLLSDGGVHSHLRHLFALLDMAKAEGVPEVYVHVFMDGRDTAQKGGLAYMRTLQAKLADLGLGKVATLSGRFWAMDRDKRFERVEKAYRALVDGQGIVIDDPIKAIETRYAEGEFDEFVKPSVVAGVDGRIQDGDGLFFFNFRADRAREISRAIFDKDFDEFERPHVPVPADFATMTRYESTFPMDTAFPPEDYVGTLGEFASSHGMKQLRIAETEKYAHVTYFLNCGREEPFPGEDRIMIPSPREVATYDLKPQMSADEVADTLIAKWGEYDLCVCNLANLDMVGHTGIMEAAEKACVAVDGCVGRIVDAVLGSGGRVLMTADHGNAERMLDDDGAPHTAHSTNPVPLVLIENGREGAVLDEGILGDIAPTIIGLWGMEPPAGMTGKNLVREG; encoded by the coding sequence ATGGCCGAACCCAAGAAGACTCTGTTGTTGATACTGGACGGATGGGGCATCGCCCCGGCGGGCGCGGGCAATTGCGTGCGCAACGCCGCCACGCCGAACCTGGACCGGTTCCTGGCCGACTATCCCTCCACTCGCCTGACCTGTTCCGGCCGCGCCGTGGGGCTGCCCGACGGCTTTATGGGCAACTCCGAGGTGGGGCACATGAACATCGGCGGCGGGCGCGTCATCTACCAGGACATGACCCGAATCGACATGGCCGTGGAGGACGGTTCCTTTTTCAGAAATCCTGCCCTCAATACGCTCATGGACAAGACCAAGGCCGGTTCCGGGCGGCTGCACCTCATGGGATTGCTCTCGGACGGCGGGGTCCACTCGCATCTGCGCCATCTGTTCGCCCTGCTGGACATGGCCAAGGCGGAAGGGGTGCCCGAGGTCTACGTCCACGTCTTCATGGATGGCCGTGACACGGCCCAGAAGGGCGGGTTGGCCTACATGCGCACCCTTCAGGCCAAGCTCGCCGACCTCGGTCTGGGCAAGGTGGCCACCCTGTCCGGCCGATTTTGGGCCATGGACCGCGACAAGCGGTTCGAGCGTGTGGAAAAGGCCTATCGGGCCCTGGTGGATGGGCAGGGCATCGTCATCGACGACCCGATCAAGGCCATCGAGACGCGTTATGCCGAAGGCGAGTTCGACGAGTTCGTCAAGCCGAGCGTGGTCGCGGGGGTGGACGGACGCATTCAGGACGGCGACGGCCTGTTCTTCTTCAACTTCCGCGCGGATCGCGCCCGGGAGATCAGTCGAGCCATCTTCGACAAGGATTTTGATGAATTTGAACGTCCTCACGTACCTGTCCCGGCCGACTTCGCGACCATGACCCGGTACGAGTCGACCTTCCCCATGGACACGGCCTTTCCGCCCGAGGACTACGTGGGCACCCTGGGCGAGTTCGCATCAAGCCACGGCATGAAGCAACTGCGCATCGCCGAGACCGAGAAGTACGCCCACGTGACCTATTTCCTCAATTGCGGGCGAGAGGAACCGTTCCCCGGCGAAGACCGGATCATGATTCCATCTCCGCGCGAGGTGGCCACTTACGACCTCAAGCCGCAGATGAGCGCCGACGAGGTCGCCGACACCCTGATCGCCAAGTGGGGCGAGTATGATCTGTGCGTCTGCAACCTGGCCAATCTGGACATGGTCGGCCACACGGGCATCATGGAGGCCGCCGAAAAGGCGTGCGTGGCCGTGGACGGCTGCGTGGGCCGCATCGTGGACGCGGTGCTCGGAAGCGGCGGCCGTGTGCTCATGACCGCCGATCACGGCAACGCCGAACGGATGCTCGATGACGACGGTGCACCGCACACGGCTCATTCCACTAACCCGGTGCCCCTGGTCCTCATCGAGAACGGCCGCGAGGGCGCGGTCCTCGACGAGGGTATTCTCGGCGACATCGCCCCGACCATCATCGGTTTGTGGGGTATGGAACCGCCCGCCGGAATGACCGGCAAAAATCTGGTACGAGAGGGATAA
- the rsfS gene encoding ribosome silencing factor, producing MLNKEKKFAEMASVEKARNVARWLDDKQGERITIIDVSGLSSVTDMILVVSARGVKHAQALANHILDKAAEENLEFLSMEGQKTGEWVLIDLNDVLVHVFLDELREFYNIEGMWTEAPRVEFEA from the coding sequence TTGCTTAATAAAGAGAAGAAATTCGCTGAAATGGCGAGCGTCGAAAAGGCCCGTAACGTGGCCCGATGGCTCGACGACAAGCAGGGTGAACGGATTACCATCATCGACGTGTCGGGCCTGAGCTCGGTCACGGACATGATCCTGGTGGTCTCGGCGCGCGGCGTGAAGCACGCCCAGGCCCTGGCCAATCACATCCTGGACAAGGCCGCCGAGGAGAATCTGGAATTCCTGAGCATGGAGGGCCAGAAGACCGGGGAGTGGGTCCTGATCGACCTGAACGACGTCCTGGTCCATGTGTTCCTGGACGAACTCAGGGAATTCTACAACATCGAAGGCATGTGGACCGAGGCTCCCCGCGTGGAGTTTGAGGCATAA
- a CDS encoding nitroreductase family protein: protein MTFKELMERNRSRRKFDESRPVSAADLAELVDLVRFMPSGRNLQPLKYIVTADPAQCAEIFPLLGWAGYLKDWKGPAEGERPTGYVIMLLDKTLADSPGCDHGIACQSLMLGAVDKGYGGCIIATVNRTRLAEIFDLPDRYEILMVLALGVPAQEVVVEPLPSDGSIKYWTGEDGKHHVPKRGLDEILVGRFPED from the coding sequence ATGACATTCAAGGAATTGATGGAGCGCAACCGGTCGCGGCGCAAGTTCGACGAATCCCGCCCGGTGAGCGCGGCGGATTTGGCGGAGCTGGTGGACCTGGTCCGGTTCATGCCCTCGGGGAGGAACCTGCAGCCGCTCAAGTATATCGTTACCGCCGATCCGGCGCAGTGCGCGGAAATCTTTCCGCTCCTGGGTTGGGCCGGCTACCTCAAGGACTGGAAGGGCCCGGCCGAGGGCGAGCGGCCCACCGGATACGTCATCATGCTGCTGGACAAGACACTGGCGGATTCCCCTGGCTGCGACCATGGCATCGCCTGCCAGAGCCTCATGCTCGGGGCCGTGGACAAGGGATACGGCGGCTGCATTATCGCCACGGTCAACCGCACCCGGCTGGCCGAGATTTTCGACTTGCCGGATCGCTATGAGATCCTCATGGTCCTGGCCTTGGGCGTTCCGGCCCAGGAAGTTGTCGTAGAACCGCTTCCCTCGGACGGCAGTATCAAGTATTGGACCGGCGAGGACGGTAAGCACCACGTGCCCAAGCGGGGGCTCGACGAGATCCTGGTGGGCCGGTTCCCCGAGGATTGA